The sequence TGTGTCCTCCTTTTACGAGGCACTTTTCTGATTGTGGGTGTGGATAGTTCATCACATTGAACACCCTCCTCAATATTGTTGTCTCCCACTTGTTGAAATTCAAGGATGGTTTCCTATCGAGTTTCAGGAATGACAATTAAATCATTATGTGCACAAACAATTCATCATGATCCTCTAGCTCCTCTTCATGCTCACTACCTGATGAGTTTGATTATTCGACTTCCTATACACAACACAATTTAACTTATTTAAATAACTTAATACCTCTAGTTAAATTATTGCATAAGTCACATAATATTATAAAGAACTTACCTTAGATTCATGACCACTCACTAAAATCTCCCCTCGATCTACCAAATGTTGTCGTAGGCCTTGGGAACCATGCAATAAAGCATATTTTAGGTCCTCCTCTGAAGCTTCCTTTTGAAATTGGTGAACCTACATTAACAAACATAACCAAATTTATAAGGTATAATGAATCATAAGATACAATTAACTCAGAAGTTTTTCATGACTTTGTATGAAATAGAAAATATAGTAGATGAAAATATTCACTCACCAAACCACCACGAATGCTATTATATCCACCAAATCCTAATTTATGGGATCCAATACTTGACACCCTAGCTTGGGTTGCTTTTATTGTATCTCGAAGGCGTCTTTTAGATCCTCCTCGTGTAGATGGCCTATAGTTTGGATTATTGTGGGCTTTCCTCTTAAATTTGGCATCTTTCATAAGTTTATCCCATGTCACTTGGTCTGTAATCCAAGCTGGACGTGGATATCTCAAGTCTTTTGTCAACTTCAACCTTAAATTATCTCGTTTAGAGTGCATTTATTTCTGTGCAATATCAAGaataatatccttattaaaatCAGGATTTCCAAATGTTGTTATGACATCTTTAAAGAGTTCCTCTTTCTTAGAATTGGATTGCTTTCTCCAATCCATTTGAATGGTATTTCCAAATAGTTGTTCTGCACGACGAAAAAATAAAGTGAAATTTTTTAAACTCCACTTCATCCTTCAAGACATTTCCTTCTGAGGTGAGCAAGATTGTAAATTCTTGCATTCCTTTTGTAGTCACTAAGGATATTGTTGTAGTCTTAGGGGTTGAGGTAGATGCTCCTATAGGTGCATCAATCACTTGTCATTTATTTCCTGTATTTACAGTGAGATTGTGAAATTGTCAAAAACCCAACCAAAATATGAACTATTTCTAAGCAACCAGTAGTACAAAGATGATCCAAGACAGTCTTGGATACATCACTGTTCAAGTTGCAGCAGTCAACAAGAATGAAGGTCAGACAATAAAGAGAAAGATTGTTTGACAATATCTTTAGTTCTGATTTTATTTGTTTTGATTGGGATTGGTGCACAAGCATTCATAGTTCTGATTATGTTTGTTCCTTTTTTATGATTGATACCTAGGAAGAAGTATCTAGAGGATGTTACATGTAACAGAGACAGTTCATCTTAAGTTGTAGTGACCAAAGTATCTACAGTGCTACAAATGAAGAGGACAACCATTGAGTAAAGGTTAATGACCAATCATAATAAAGTTCTAATCATAGTGTTTAAagaaaataaaacacaataaaaaatcattaattgtaaaattatgaaaatgaaaatcTATAATTAATTTTACTTGTTCATCTGAGGTAGGCCCTGCACTCTCCAACAATTCCCTTTCCCATAACTAAATTTGTACAAGTATTTCTTGTCTGATTGGAACATTTTCAGGAGTATCTGGTAGGAGCCTTAGTATTCTTGATTGTGAATCTATGAGACTCCTCAAGGAAACTAGTTCGGTTGTTGGTGGGAGAATTTTGACTGAACCCACATCAGGAACATTAGTGTTTGTTGGAGTAATTCTTGAAATATCCTATAAGGCACAAATATAAATATTAGGATGTTATAATAGGTGACAATAACGTAATGAAACCCACACAAACATATGATTGAATCTTACGTCTAGCATAACAGTAGATGTAGTGGAGGGCACAACTGGATCCTTCATGCCAACAAGATTCACGCTCGATGAAGTTACTTTCGAGATGGCATGCATTCCACAAACACAAATTAGCATAATATAATAGGGAACATAAGATAATTTAGCATATAAAAGACAAATTTCAAGCTTACCTTATGCACCATCATAGTAATTTGTTGCCCTTATCCATTTTTTAACATATCAATCAAAGCATTTAAGATTGGAGGATCCCCCATAGCAGAATTGGTAGCATCCATGACCACattcttaaaaaaacaaaaaatgacataaaaataagaaaatattgattaGAGAACATATGCGTATAGCACCCATGGTCACTAGGAAAAGTTTTGTATActccaaaatttttaaaaatacaGAAAAAGACAATCATAATCATAGTCACAATCCATGGCAGAATGCTATGAGATCATATATGTAGATTTTGGGTGCTCTTCTATCCTTATCCACATTAAATGACCATAGAAAAACATAAATAGACCATAGAAATAAAAGATATCTGTAAAATATGGTCTCCCAAGAAGCATTCAGCCTTAAAGCCTTGAAAATAATAAATTGCCCAATGGTCTATTCAACATACTTCTAAAGAGAACAAAGAACAACGGTAATTGCCTTCAAAAGATCCATGTCAAACATTGTCACCCTACAAGCGTactgaattgaaattttgaaaaataaatacacCTAACCAATGCTTTGGAATGTAAAAGCTACAAATATAGCACCCattatagattttatttctaagtaATTTGAGCAGATTTGTATAGGGTAATGTTGTAGACAGTGACTGTGAATAGTCCAAAATATTTGTTTCAATGCTTCATGAATAGTCATCATAATGGATCAAGGTAGACAATCATCTATACTACCTATGAGTTGATCATACATAATACACATAAAAGGACATACCATCTACAATGGTAACAAACCTTTGATCACTTTCCACACACCATAAGTGTAACATCATTCTAAAAAATCCCAATCAACTTCATTAAAATAAGGTCTCACTAGAAGTTAGTTAAAAGATCTCATCATATAGCCATGGTAGACTTTCAATGAATATCAAGGTCATTACATAGTCTAGGTATCTATGGTTGATAAAGGTATCATATAGAGACATTGCAACCTCAGATCAAAGATTAAAACATAACCCATTCTAGGGAATAGAAGGAAGCATAATGCATTCAAATAACATGTTTGCAGCCATTAAAGACAATGAGTAGGTCAAGAACAATGTATATAGCAATCATAAGGAATTCTTGTTTTATTTTATCAGCAGCACCAAGAAATGCTAATGTCTTAGATTTAAAATGTATAGCTCCCCTATTTACAGAGCAATATACACATTATGGAGGCATAAGTGCAGGACAAAGCTACAACAGTCACATCCTTTTAACAATAAAAGTTGATGTGCATGGCAGTCATAGCTAGATATGCAAGAGACAGAAATAATACAGCCTTATGAAGCATTAAAAAAAACTTGTAAGCAAAGGCACCATCTCTCCTCCTCATGAACAAATGAATGGTAACAAAAGAAAGCAATCTTTAAGAGTGGGGATAAGTGGAAAATAGTGATGTTGCAGCCATAAGGAAATATGACAGTCATAAAGCCATAGtagatgttggcaaaggttgtgcaATTTGGCTTCacacctgctgattgcatttgcttgaaattttctaaagccttttcaatgaatccaTTATGTGCTTATCGTGCAATCATGGCACTCAATAAGATCACATTTCTTCTacgcattttgtcaaatagttagCATGCCCTGTCGATGCTCCCACTTTTTGCCTACATGTCTACCACAACATTTCAAACTGATTGATAGTCAGTAGTTGTCTGCATTCACATACATTACCTGTTtttcaaagtttctattttggaATCCTTAGAAGTATTTTTAGATTATTTAACAACATATTTTCCTTCCTAAGAGTTAAGCATCATTAAAATATCCTTCCAATAATGGCAGTGGATGTCTTGCAAAATGAGGTTTTGTGCTATCAAAATTTCAAGCTTCAAACTATCAATATGTGTTTTCAAGGCTGTTTGTTGATACATGGACCTCAGAGTTGATAACGTCATCCTTACTATTATACATGTCCTCTATTCAGGTGAATCTGTTATGTATTTGGATGAATCAAGAAGGCTATGGTTCAGGCCCTGGAGTCCAGCAATTATTTATCACTACTACTAATATGTTATGCACAAATACATCAAATTTCTTATGAACCATATATTTGTCGGTCTGTGCCTTTCAAGATATCATCTACACCTAAAAATATTCATGGTATcatttggacaacaaatggcaaaCGGTATGAAAAGCTGTCAAATTTTTGTTTAGCATTTAAATCTTCATTTTGAGTATAAAACAACAAACTATTAGGTCTTTACATTAGCCATGAGATAACTGCATCTCCACAGACATGCCATCTGAATAGATAGCCATAATGTTAAACTTGGTTAAATTACCATATAACTCCCAAGTCAAAGACAAATTTTAGAAGTTGAAAATTCATGCGATCTGGATAGAAAACCATATGTCGAAGGAGACAAACTGATACAAAAAATGTTTTACTGATTAGGGGAACCCATCATCAACAAGAAAATGCTAGCTGCTATTTAATGATCCCTAGTCCAATAGTGCAATGAAAAATTTGAAGGCACTAGGCCGGCTGTACATATCATTTGATAACCATTGTATTGTGTCCCAATTCATATTTGATCTGGGTTTAGCCACGGTTCATTTCTACAATGAACAGTTGATGCTCCGTGAATTGTTGCTGCCTTACATGCTTCTTAAGTTTATATTCAACGTAGTTGTAATTCTCGTCACAAGGCGCACCCTGGAAAACTATAAGGTGCAACAAAAAATATTGACATCTTTCTGCatctgaaaaaattcaaaattatatctTTTTATTGTATACAGAGGTGTAGAGGTGTATACAAAGTGCTATTGAGATTGTTGGGCTGGAAGCCAATTTTTTGAACACCAACCCATGACCATTTTCTAAGCTCTAGCCTGTCCACTATGACCTATATGACTGTTGGTTTGTGAACAaccagaaatatcaaagcaaaatgatCTTCCATCTATTTATTCATCCAATACAACCCCTTCCGCCATACAAGTGTCCTCTTCTGTTAACTTTTAGAGTTTTTACTTAGTTTTTTAGTCAATGTTCTTCTCAGCAGAGGCAAACTCTAGCAAAACCGATCTAGACTCATGCAAGGTAGGAAAAACTTCCAATTACTAGCCTTCTTCATCtataaaggaaaggcaagagtgTGAATGATTTATTAATTTCAGTTTTGAGATAGTGCAATCTGTTTCCCTTCAGATTCAATGAGAAaacagttgcagatttgattgttCAACACCAGGTCTTCACTGTTTGCTTTTCAATGTGATGTGTTTGTAGATTCAAGATACTTTCTATTAAATGATCTTTTAAAATGGTTTTAATGTGAAGTATATCtactcaattttttttattttttttaagtaattGAGCAAGCTATAATATTTGATATACTTTAAGACtaagatttgaatttgatggaGATGGAGCAATTTTTAGACTTCATTTTTTTCCCCACTtgttaatttttatgattttattgcactatgaaattttgatttttaaacaaAAGCAAATATTGTTAGATGAATTGACAATGTAATTGTGCTTTTGTCTTGTAGGCTATCTTTTGCACGAGGCAATCTTCTAGTTTCCACACACTTACTGCTCAAGGTGAGTAATGAATTCTTAAAGTTGTTTAGTTTATCAAACATAGATTTTTGCAAGCTATTGTTTAATGTGCCTAAGAATGTGACTTTCTGAAGTTCTCTCTTGTACTGCAACTCAATGTAAGTGTGTTTCTATAATATTTATCAAAATAGATAATCTCTTCCATTTTGAAACATCCTCACTACCAATTAGTTTTGTTTCTTTATATAATGAGACCAATAGTAAAACAATACTGCAAGTGATTTGTATGAAATAAGATAGCATTCATAGAGATCAGACTAAGAACCATATAAGTCATAGTGTAGCAAGCAAAGACATAAAGATCATTAAAGTGATCATGGTGAACAAACAATGTCATCCTCAAATGAAATTTCCTCATTTGATGGCATAAATACCTCATCATTAATCTGC is a genomic window of Cryptomeria japonica chromosome 7, Sugi_1.0, whole genome shotgun sequence containing:
- the LOC131056386 gene encoding uncharacterized protein LOC131056386; its protein translation is MHSKRDNLRLKLTKDLRYPRPAWITDQVTWDKLMKDAKFKRKAHNNPNYRPSTRGGSKRRLRDTIKATQARVSSIGSHKLGFGGYNSIRGGLVHQFQKEASEEDLKYALLHGSQGLRQHLVDRGEILVSGHESKILGPIYGAEASDIYGKGFNYCLHPFWYNFCQCFDYGHGIKQLRFGWADGPGYIIIYAATLFWLPILPHFVFDFLRDKKTRSQWDTLSTGNLVQEVVHIENGLHPRNCISLLRLNIAHHVLLAKCWTH